Proteins from one Paenibacillus thermoaerophilus genomic window:
- a CDS encoding chromate transporter: MEKRDIAVRNEPKSKLHALLEVLAVSTKLGLTSFGGPIAHLGYFHEEYIRRRKWMDERSYADLVALCQFLPGPASSQVGIGIGIMRAGLLGGLTAWLGFTLPSVIALVLFAFLLQGFDIGHAGWIHGLKIVAVAIVAQAIVGMGQKLTPDRNRATIAILAASATLLWQTAFSQVLLIVLAGIVGLMLYRKTAIPEAPNLSIPISRSLAVLCLSLFFGLLIVLPLLRQLGVPDGLVLFDSFYRAGSLVFGGGHVVLPLLEREVVPTGWIGKADFLAGYGAAQAVPGPLFTFAGYLGARISGVKGAVIATAAIFLPALLLIVGVLPFWNSLRKSPKVQGALIGINAAVVGILLAALYNPLWITAILAPADFALASILFLMLVFWKLPPWVVVIAGAIGGTLIGLV; encoded by the coding sequence GTGGAAAAGAGAGATATCGCTGTCCGGAATGAGCCCAAAAGCAAACTTCATGCTCTGCTGGAAGTATTGGCCGTATCCACGAAACTCGGTCTCACTTCATTCGGAGGGCCAATCGCTCATCTCGGTTATTTTCATGAGGAATACATTCGCCGCCGCAAATGGATGGACGAGCGAAGCTATGCGGATCTGGTCGCGCTTTGTCAGTTTCTGCCCGGTCCGGCCAGCAGCCAGGTTGGGATTGGGATCGGTATCATGCGCGCCGGATTGCTGGGCGGGCTGACAGCTTGGCTTGGCTTTACGTTGCCATCGGTTATCGCGCTGGTTCTATTCGCCTTTCTGTTGCAGGGTTTTGATATTGGTCATGCAGGATGGATTCACGGTCTGAAGATCGTCGCCGTAGCCATTGTCGCTCAGGCCATTGTTGGCATGGGGCAAAAATTGACTCCTGACCGAAACAGGGCGACCATCGCTATCCTTGCAGCGTCCGCTACCCTTTTGTGGCAGACTGCTTTCAGCCAGGTCTTGCTTATTGTTCTCGCGGGTATAGTCGGACTTATGTTATACAGAAAAACGGCGATACCGGAAGCGCCGAACCTGTCGATTCCGATCAGCCGCAGCTTGGCTGTCCTCTGCTTGTCTCTTTTCTTTGGACTCCTGATCGTATTGCCTCTGCTTCGGCAACTTGGTGTCCCGGACGGGCTGGTCTTGTTCGACAGCTTTTATAGGGCAGGTTCCCTTGTATTTGGAGGAGGGCACGTCGTTCTTCCGTTGCTCGAACGGGAAGTCGTACCGACAGGGTGGATCGGCAAGGCAGACTTTTTAGCGGGTTACGGTGCAGCACAAGCCGTGCCTGGACCGTTATTCACCTTTGCCGGGTATTTAGGTGCGAGGATTAGCGGAGTGAAAGGGGCTGTGATCGCTACGGCGGCTATTTTCCTGCCCGCTTTACTGTTGATCGTAGGTGTGCTGCCTTTCTGGAATTCGTTGCGTAAAAGCCCTAAAGTGCAGGGAGCGCTGATCGGGATCAACGCAGCGGTTGTCGGTATTTTGTTAGCTGCGTTGTATAACCCTCTGTGGATAACGGCTATTCTGGCTCCTGCTGATTTTGCCTTGGCTTCGATTCTGTTTTTGATGCTCGTCTTCTGGAAGCTGCCGCCTTGGGTTGTGGTGATCGCGGGGGCGATAGGAGGAACGCTTATCGGCCTAGTCTGA
- a CDS encoding 3'-5' exonuclease, with protein MKIEPISDAEYAVSGVRIKNIRDQTFCVFDLEATGPNEAEDSIIQIGGILLNGRSKTIEKTFETLVKPSKSIPEVIERLTGIYNKEVEGATGLSEIYPEFVEFSKGSILVTQAGYEFDWPLLHNECKRNGLTMLPNTIMDTKALFTYLFPEVNEIISTNFLIKFFNIDDSDIIRHTALGDSVLIGRIFIELLKELEKRKIEEIHMDKPLIIKRVKLQKLL; from the coding sequence ATGAAAATAGAGCCTATTTCAGATGCAGAGTATGCTGTGTCTGGAGTTCGTATAAAAAATATTCGGGATCAAACGTTTTGCGTTTTTGATCTGGAAGCTACCGGGCCCAATGAGGCTGAAGATTCCATCATCCAAATTGGAGGAATTTTGCTTAACGGCCGCTCGAAAACAATTGAAAAAACGTTTGAAACCTTGGTGAAACCGTCGAAATCAATACCGGAAGTCATAGAGCGATTGACTGGCATTTATAATAAAGAGGTTGAGGGAGCCACGGGATTGTCGGAGATCTATCCGGAGTTCGTTGAGTTTTCTAAAGGTTCCATCTTGGTTACTCAAGCGGGTTATGAATTTGATTGGCCGCTTCTCCATAATGAATGCAAGAGAAACGGCTTGACCATGCTGCCGAATACAATAATGGATACAAAAGCTTTGTTTACATATCTATTCCCGGAAGTCAATGAGATCATATCCACGAATTTTTTGATCAAGTTTTTTAACATCGACGATTCGGATATTATACGGCATACCGCGCTTGGGGACAGCGTTCTAATCGGGAGAATATTCATTGAATTATTAAAAGAGCTTGAGAAAAGAAAGATCGAGGAGATCCACATGGATAAACCATTAATAATAAAGAGAGTTAAATTGCAGAAGCTTCTTTAA
- a CDS encoding barstar family protein: MREVILDGGKIDNVAQLHALLKEALELPDYYGNNLDALWDCLTGWVNMPLTIRWSHVQESEKKLGEYSRQLLQLFRDAEKEIEGFQLQLD, from the coding sequence TTGCGCGAGGTCATCTTGGACGGCGGAAAAATCGATAACGTTGCTCAACTGCATGCCCTTTTAAAAGAAGCCCTTGAGCTGCCCGACTATTACGGCAATAACTTGGACGCTTTATGGGATTGTCTGACAGGTTGGGTGAATATGCCGCTTACGATTCGCTGGTCGCATGTTCAGGAGAGCGAAAAGAAGCTTGGGGAATACAGCCGGCAGTTACTGCAACTGTTTCGAGATGCGGAGAAAGAAATCGAAGGCTTTCAATTGCAGTTGGATTAA
- a CDS encoding ribonuclease domain-containing protein, translated as MKLLRNMKSVWFVLLSCLLLLAGCGFIDKEPQSSQGLTSFEEVANYIKTHKKLPDNFITKEEARKLGWDPQKGNLHEVAPGKSIGGDIFQNREGKLPNKKGRVWYEADINYKSGHRGKDRIVFSNDGLIYKTEDHYETFEQIK; from the coding sequence ATGAAGTTGTTGAGAAACATGAAGTCCGTATGGTTTGTCTTGCTGAGTTGTTTGTTGCTTCTCGCCGGTTGCGGATTCATTGATAAAGAGCCGCAATCCTCGCAAGGTTTGACCAGTTTCGAAGAAGTAGCCAATTATATCAAAACCCATAAAAAATTGCCGGATAATTTCATCACAAAAGAAGAAGCAAGAAAGCTGGGCTGGGACCCGCAGAAGGGAAACTTGCATGAAGTTGCGCCGGGCAAAAGTATTGGCGGCGATATATTTCAAAATCGCGAAGGAAAATTGCCTAATAAAAAAGGCAGAGTGTGGTACGAAGCGGATATCAACTACAAATCCGGCCATCGAGGCAAGGATCGAATCGTATTTTCCAACGATGGTTTAATATACAAGACAGAAGACCATTATGAGACGTTCGAGCAAATCAAGTGA
- a CDS encoding aldehyde dehydrogenase produces the protein MGLNVEQLILEQKRYFYSGATQPVEFRKQQLVKLKTAIQTYENEIIAALHKDLRKSEFEAYATEVGLVLHSISHMLKHMDKWVKPVRVKTPLQFQPGQSFIVRDPYGAILIIGPFNYPFQLVMEPLLGAIVGGNTAIIKPSEYSVHTTAVLKRIVEENFDENYIRIVEGDKDVVQQLIHAPFDYIFFTGSAEVGKIVMRAAAERLTPITLELGGKSPVIVDETAQLDVAAKRIVWGKFSNAGQSCTAPDYLLVHASIYDTFMDKLKKTIIRFYGENPQKSPDFGRMIHERHFRRIEQILEADAHLITFGGQKDISDLYIAPTLLEGVTWDSKAMASEIFGPVLPVMTYTDFAQAIHDIRQLPKPLAAYLFSENKQAARVFLRELPFGGGSINDTMSHVGNVHLPFGGVGASGIHAYHGKASYECFTHPKSILKRSTKLANDLSYPPYKEKVKIVRKILK, from the coding sequence ATGGGTTTAAACGTCGAACAGTTGATTTTGGAGCAAAAACGCTATTTTTATAGCGGCGCTACCCAACCTGTCGAATTTCGCAAACAGCAGCTCGTCAAATTAAAAACAGCGATTCAAACCTACGAGAACGAGATCATTGCCGCCTTGCATAAGGATTTGCGAAAAAGCGAATTTGAAGCGTATGCGACGGAAGTCGGTCTGGTTCTCCACAGCATAAGCCATATGCTCAAGCATATGGACAAATGGGTCAAACCTGTCCGGGTAAAAACTCCCTTGCAGTTCCAACCGGGCCAAAGCTTTATTGTGCGGGACCCCTACGGGGCCATCCTGATTATCGGTCCCTTTAATTATCCGTTCCAACTGGTGATGGAACCTTTGTTGGGGGCCATCGTCGGCGGTAATACGGCTATTATAAAACCGTCCGAATACTCGGTTCATACGACGGCTGTGCTTAAGCGGATCGTGGAAGAGAACTTCGACGAGAACTATATCCGGATCGTCGAAGGGGACAAAGACGTCGTCCAGCAACTCATTCATGCGCCATTCGATTATATCTTTTTTACGGGCAGCGCGGAGGTCGGCAAAATCGTGATGCGTGCGGCGGCCGAGCGCTTGACTCCGATTACATTGGAGCTCGGCGGGAAAAGCCCCGTGATCGTGGACGAAACGGCCCAATTGGATGTCGCGGCGAAACGAATCGTCTGGGGAAAATTCTCCAATGCCGGACAGTCCTGCACAGCGCCCGATTACTTGCTCGTCCACGCTTCCATCTATGACACGTTTATGGACAAGCTGAAAAAAACCATTATCCGATTTTATGGGGAAAACCCGCAAAAGAGCCCGGACTTCGGCCGAATGATTCATGAACGCCATTTTCGAAGAATCGAGCAAATCTTGGAAGCCGATGCGCATCTGATTACGTTCGGAGGCCAAAAAGATATCTCCGATCTATACATCGCTCCCACTTTACTGGAAGGCGTCACGTGGGACAGCAAAGCGATGGCGTCGGAGATTTTCGGACCGGTCTTGCCGGTGATGACCTATACGGACTTCGCGCAGGCCATCCATGACATTCGGCAGCTCCCCAAACCGTTGGCCGCCTATTTGTTCTCCGAAAATAAGCAAGCGGCCCGAGTTTTCCTTCGCGAGCTTCCTTTTGGCGGAGGCAGCATTAACGACACCATGTCTCACGTGGGCAACGTGCATTTGCCGTTCGGCGGAGTAGGCGCTTCCGGAATTCATGCGTACCACGGAAAGGCAAGTTATGAGTGCTTCACCCATCCCAAATCCATTTTAAAACGTTCGACCAAGCTGGCGAACGACTTGTCGTATCCGCCATATAAAGAAAAGGTAAAGATTGTGCGAAAGATTTTGAAATAA
- a CDS encoding LLM class flavin-dependent oxidoreductase yields MSKKMSLGLFIQLPGQHLASWRHPSSQSHRNYDIDYLIEIAQTAERGKFDMLFIADSVARPIHENSYSELKLDPLMILAALTSVTKKIGLTVTASTTYNEPFHIARKFGSLDHLSKGRAGWNVVTSANDLEATVYGKEEHLSHADRYDRAEEFLDVVKKFWFSIEGNAIVANKETGQFIDVSKVHPVKHEGKWFKVSGLLDAPAPPQGHPVIVQAGSSEAGKELAARTAEVVFTACQSLKHAQAFYEDLKGRLAKYNRDRDDVKIMPGVYLTVGKTEEEARQKREALNKLIMPGAGLLFLSEFTQIDFRGFNPDDPFPDYDTYADPTNPRVRYKIICDIAKREGLKTLRDIYERISSARGHWEVTGTPEQVADQLEEWFVRGGADGFNVIPPTFPEDLNLIVDEVIPELQRRGLFRTEYEGDTLRSHLGLKFPENPNAQKRKNQQAGLVFNNDQGVNIWV; encoded by the coding sequence ATGAGCAAAAAAATGAGTTTAGGATTATTCATTCAGTTGCCTGGCCAACACTTGGCAAGTTGGAGACATCCGTCGTCGCAGTCGCATCGTAATTATGATATCGATTATTTGATTGAAATTGCCCAAACAGCAGAGCGCGGCAAATTCGATATGTTATTTATTGCCGATTCGGTCGCTCGTCCTATTCACGAAAATTCGTATTCCGAATTAAAACTGGACCCATTAATGATTTTAGCCGCGCTCACGAGCGTGACGAAAAAAATCGGGCTTACCGTTACCGCATCAACGACTTACAATGAGCCGTTTCATATCGCAAGGAAATTTGGTTCCCTCGATCATTTATCGAAAGGGCGAGCAGGCTGGAATGTCGTTACGTCTGCCAACGATTTGGAAGCGACTGTCTATGGAAAAGAAGAACATTTGTCGCATGCCGATCGTTATGACCGCGCAGAGGAATTTCTGGATGTCGTCAAGAAATTCTGGTTCTCCATTGAAGGGAACGCGATTGTTGCCAATAAAGAAACCGGTCAATTCATCGATGTATCCAAAGTGCATCCCGTCAAACACGAAGGGAAATGGTTTAAAGTAAGCGGACTATTGGATGCGCCGGCACCGCCGCAAGGACATCCGGTCATCGTCCAAGCCGGGTCGTCGGAAGCGGGTAAAGAACTCGCCGCCAGAACGGCTGAAGTCGTATTTACCGCTTGCCAATCCCTGAAGCATGCGCAAGCGTTCTATGAAGATCTGAAAGGCCGTCTCGCCAAATACAATCGCGACCGCGACGACGTGAAAATTATGCCGGGCGTATATCTGACGGTCGGCAAGACCGAAGAAGAGGCGCGCCAAAAACGCGAAGCGCTCAATAAATTGATTATGCCGGGCGCCGGGCTTCTGTTTTTATCCGAATTTACCCAGATCGACTTTAGAGGATTCAATCCGGACGATCCGTTCCCGGATTACGATACGTACGCCGATCCTACCAATCCGCGCGTCCGTTATAAAATTATTTGCGATATCGCCAAACGCGAGGGATTAAAAACGCTGCGCGACATCTACGAACGCATCTCGTCGGCTCGCGGACATTGGGAAGTGACGGGAACCCCCGAACAAGTTGCGGATCAATTGGAAGAGTGGTTCGTCAGAGGGGGAGCGGACGGATTTAATGTGATCCCGCCCACTTTCCCGGAAGATTTGAATCTCATTGTGGACGAAGTCATACCGGAACTGCAAAGACGGGGGTTGTTCCGAACAGAGTACGAGGGAGACACGCTTCGCAGCCATTTGGGATTAAAATTTCCGGAAAACCCAAACGCCCAAAAACGTAAAAATCAGCAAGCGGGCCTAGTTTTCAATAACGATCAAGGGGTAAACATATGGGTTTAA
- a CDS encoding MFS transporter, which translates to MSTKFRMNPRQKRLWPILILGAFFEGFDDALINIALPYIVEDYGITTQMSGYTLSIIAGGTMVAFFVSRMADRIGRRNVFLSSVYLFSICSLFTAFAPNIEVFIFLQFVARIFLIGCWSVGYVILCEEFSTEHRGSAVGRFQLTAVFGALFIGILLPIITKLGLSWRVLYMVGAFPILPVFLLRKRLPETEAFLQLQAEKKLGKMLPKGDFFGPWRSPYLKYMAVMSIVWVFLYFGIKGTLNFFTLRVVNELNWTPNMVSIGLLSQTITAMLVIALNGKLMDRIGRKRAATIIIIVGCIFSVLMFTLHHFYVVLICSMIAAGFVNSFLIVGSTLTNELFPTEIRASAMAWANNIVGRLGQILVPAVVTTIAISLGLGNAAALAVSLPLISLILILVFLQDTGKKTVNKPVEENI; encoded by the coding sequence TTGAGCACAAAGTTCAGGATGAACCCGCGCCAAAAAAGGTTATGGCCCATTCTCATACTGGGAGCTTTTTTCGAGGGGTTCGACGATGCGCTAATCAACATCGCATTGCCTTATATTGTGGAAGATTACGGAATAACGACGCAAATGTCCGGTTATACGTTGTCCATCATTGCTGGCGGAACGATGGTGGCGTTCTTCGTCTCTCGAATGGCGGACCGGATCGGACGCCGCAACGTTTTTTTATCGAGCGTCTATCTGTTTTCCATTTGCAGTCTGTTCACAGCTTTCGCACCTAATATTGAGGTTTTTATTTTCCTGCAGTTTGTTGCACGTATTTTCTTAATCGGTTGCTGGTCTGTCGGGTATGTCATTCTCTGTGAGGAGTTTTCAACAGAACATCGAGGAAGCGCGGTTGGACGATTCCAGCTTACGGCGGTCTTCGGCGCTTTGTTTATTGGAATCCTGCTTCCCATCATAACGAAACTTGGCCTAAGCTGGCGAGTGCTTTACATGGTTGGAGCGTTTCCGATCCTTCCTGTATTCCTGCTTAGAAAAAGACTGCCTGAAACAGAGGCTTTCCTGCAACTGCAAGCGGAGAAGAAACTCGGCAAAATGCTCCCGAAAGGAGACTTTTTCGGACCTTGGAGAAGCCCTTATCTCAAATACATGGCGGTCATGTCCATCGTATGGGTATTTCTCTATTTCGGAATCAAAGGGACTTTAAATTTCTTTACCTTAAGGGTCGTAAACGAATTGAACTGGACCCCGAACATGGTGAGCATAGGCTTATTGAGTCAAACCATTACGGCCATGCTGGTCATTGCTTTGAATGGCAAGCTGATGGATCGAATCGGACGCAAGCGTGCCGCGACGATCATCATCATCGTCGGATGTATCTTTAGCGTTTTAATGTTCACTCTTCATCATTTTTACGTTGTGCTCATCTGCAGCATGATCGCAGCCGGTTTCGTGAACTCTTTCCTTATTGTCGGATCTACGCTGACCAATGAGCTCTTTCCCACTGAAATTCGTGCGAGCGCTATGGCCTGGGCCAATAACATCGTTGGCCGCTTAGGGCAAATCTTAGTCCCTGCTGTTGTGACAACCATCGCCATATCGCTTGGCTTAGGGAATGCCGCTGCCCTAGCCGTAAGCTTACCTCTCATATCCCTGATTCTGATCCTGGTTTTCTTACAGGATACGGGTAAGAAAACTGTAAACAAGCCTGTCGAAGAAAATATCTGA
- a CDS encoding PTS mannitol transporter subunit IICB: MSQVQKQHTTSENNVRVAVQRFGRFLSGMVMPNMGAFIAWGFITALFIPTGWIPNEKLASLVGPMITYLLPLLIGYTGGHMVHGTRGGVIGAVATMGVIVGSDIPMFLGAMIVSPISAWILKKFDQAIDGKIRSGFEMLVNNFSAGIIGCVLALIAYAGIGPIVQTVSKTLANGVEFLINHGLLPLASILIEPGKVLFLNNAINHGVLGPIALDQAAKTGQSIIFMLESNPGPGLGILLAYWLFGRGSVRQSAPGAMIIHFLGGIHEIYFPYILMNPRLILAAIGGGVVGTLTFSILGAGLVATPSPGSIFAYIAMTPKSGWLPVITGVLTASAASFLIASVLLKTSRSAQEDDLQSATEKMKQMKAEAKGEAAPAAANAVVKAKSEVNKIVFACDAGMGSSAMGASILRKKINKANIAVTVTNTAINDIPEDADIVITHKTLTDRARLKAPNAEHISIDDFLKSPEYDVLVQRLSQ; the protein is encoded by the coding sequence ATGAGTCAGGTGCAAAAACAGCATACTACTTCCGAAAACAATGTGAGAGTTGCTGTTCAGCGATTTGGCAGGTTTTTGAGCGGCATGGTCATGCCGAATATGGGGGCTTTTATCGCGTGGGGGTTTATTACGGCTCTGTTTATTCCGACGGGCTGGATTCCCAACGAAAAACTGGCTTCCCTCGTCGGACCCATGATCACCTACCTGCTGCCGCTCCTGATCGGTTACACCGGCGGTCACATGGTCCACGGAACGCGGGGCGGAGTCATCGGGGCCGTCGCCACAATGGGCGTCATCGTAGGCTCCGATATTCCGATGTTCCTCGGCGCCATGATCGTCAGCCCGATCTCCGCCTGGATCTTGAAGAAATTCGATCAGGCGATCGACGGTAAAATTCGTTCCGGATTCGAGATGCTGGTCAACAACTTCTCGGCCGGCATCATCGGCTGCGTGCTGGCGCTGATTGCCTATGCAGGCATCGGGCCTATCGTCCAGACCGTAAGCAAAACGTTGGCCAACGGCGTGGAATTTCTCATTAATCACGGTCTGCTTCCGCTGGCCAGCATCCTGATCGAGCCGGGTAAGGTTCTGTTCCTGAACAACGCCATCAACCATGGGGTATTGGGTCCGATCGCGCTGGACCAAGCAGCCAAGACCGGCCAATCGATTATCTTCATGCTGGAGTCCAACCCCGGACCGGGACTCGGCATCTTGCTCGCTTATTGGCTCTTTGGCCGCGGTTCGGTTAGACAATCCGCACCTGGCGCCATGATCATCCATTTTCTGGGCGGAATTCACGAAATTTACTTCCCTTATATTCTGATGAATCCGCGCCTGATTCTGGCCGCTATCGGCGGCGGCGTTGTCGGCACCTTGACGTTCTCGATCTTGGGCGCAGGGCTTGTCGCCACTCCTTCTCCGGGAAGCATCTTCGCTTACATCGCGATGACGCCGAAAAGCGGATGGCTTCCGGTAATCACCGGGGTGCTCACCGCATCGGCCGCTTCCTTCCTGATCGCCTCCGTCTTGCTGAAGACCAGCCGGAGCGCGCAAGAGGACGATCTGCAATCGGCGACCGAAAAGATGAAGCAGATGAAAGCCGAAGCCAAAGGCGAAGCGGCTCCGGCGGCGGCGAATGCGGTTGTCAAGGCGAAATCGGAAGTAAACAAAATCGTGTTCGCCTGTGACGCAGGCATGGGCTCCAGCGCGATGGGCGCTTCCATTCTCAGAAAAAAAATAAACAAAGCCAATATCGCCGTAACGGTGACGAATACGGCCATTAACGATATCCCTGAGGATGCGGATATCGTCATCACCCACAAAACATTGACCGACCGGGCGAGATTAAAAGCGCCGAACGCCGAACACATTTCGATCGACGACTTCTTGAAAAGCCCGGAATACGATGTGCTCGTGCAACGTCTAAGCCAATAA
- a CDS encoding BglG family transcription antiterminator: MIVSNRQRRILEVLLNRQGEVTASEIAKEVQISTRTVHREMLELEPLLSEHKLSLIKKSGIGISLQGNDEDLARFKKKLGRSETATYSAEERKVLIICRLLEEAEPLKLFALAHQFNAAIPTISRDLDEIEPELRKHGLKLVRRRGYGVEIAGDESAKRNLIVWLAQEYLDESDLFGAASERSSPWPVTRQLLEMVGKPHFFAIEKLLWSMEEGWANRLPETEYTRLLIRLSVAVTRMRQKHWIQPSERTDSESGVRRRHPKLERIMEAFDLEWPEAEQEYVQSLLDSVEENTAANSAMLLEKYGLALAETAFDLIRAVGSRMDIPFEKDRSLLDGLIRHLGPALERLREGEAIRNPLLTQIKRDYETLFAAVREAVDETLRDVAVPDEEIGYLVMHFGASAERWKMFPRNVRALLVCTSGIGSSKLLAVRIHKEIPQIELLGHYSWYEAARIPQDRYDLIISTVDLPVEPDRYIKLSPLLTPEETEKLRAYIRTVAANTPPPPPAAPSDDHGPWERLKLVNTYTSEIVQVLDQFEVYPLELAGESHNLRAVLTDVLAKLAPKGMVQREDILVEQLVDREKHGTQLIPDTKLALFHTRSEWVRKPVLSLFRLNAPLMLDAAGTAEVRQILLMLAPRTLGRPSLEVLSEVSAMLLQPEMIRMLEEEDADTIKAFISQQLEAFVRTKWEWREQT; the protein is encoded by the coding sequence ATGATTGTCTCCAATCGACAACGCCGCATATTGGAAGTTCTGCTGAACCGGCAAGGGGAAGTAACCGCCAGCGAGATCGCGAAGGAAGTCCAGATCAGCACCAGGACCGTTCATCGCGAAATGCTGGAACTGGAGCCCCTCCTCTCCGAACACAAGCTGTCGCTGATTAAAAAATCCGGCATCGGGATTTCGCTTCAGGGAAACGACGAAGATTTGGCCCGATTCAAAAAGAAGCTCGGCCGTTCCGAAACCGCGACCTACTCCGCCGAAGAACGCAAAGTGCTGATCATCTGCCGGCTGCTTGAGGAAGCCGAACCGCTCAAACTGTTTGCGCTCGCCCATCAATTCAACGCGGCGATTCCGACGATCAGCCGCGATCTGGACGAGATTGAGCCGGAGCTGCGCAAGCACGGTTTGAAATTGGTCCGAAGAAGAGGATACGGCGTGGAGATCGCCGGGGACGAATCGGCGAAACGCAACCTGATCGTATGGCTGGCCCAGGAATATCTGGACGAATCCGATCTGTTCGGAGCCGCATCCGAACGGTCGTCCCCCTGGCCCGTCACCCGGCAGTTGCTGGAGATGGTCGGCAAACCTCATTTTTTTGCCATCGAGAAGCTGTTGTGGTCCATGGAGGAAGGATGGGCGAACCGCCTGCCGGAGACGGAATACACCCGTCTGCTGATCCGGCTTTCCGTCGCTGTTACGAGAATGCGGCAAAAGCATTGGATCCAGCCCTCCGAACGGACCGATTCGGAATCCGGGGTCCGGCGCCGTCACCCCAAGCTGGAACGCATCATGGAAGCTTTCGACCTGGAGTGGCCGGAAGCGGAGCAGGAATACGTGCAAAGCCTTCTCGACAGCGTCGAGGAGAATACCGCCGCCAACTCCGCCATGCTGTTGGAAAAATACGGTCTGGCGCTGGCGGAGACGGCTTTCGATCTGATCCGGGCGGTAGGCAGCCGGATGGACATTCCTTTTGAGAAGGACCGTTCCCTGCTGGACGGATTGATCCGCCATCTGGGACCCGCGTTGGAGCGGCTGCGCGAAGGCGAAGCCATCCGCAATCCGCTGCTTACGCAAATCAAGAGGGATTACGAAACGCTGTTTGCCGCGGTGAGGGAAGCCGTTGACGAAACCTTGCGGGACGTGGCCGTCCCGGACGAGGAGATCGGCTATCTCGTCATGCATTTCGGGGCTTCCGCCGAACGATGGAAGATGTTCCCGAGAAACGTGCGGGCCCTGCTCGTCTGCACGAGCGGGATCGGTTCGTCCAAGCTGCTGGCGGTCCGCATCCATAAGGAAATTCCGCAGATCGAGCTGCTCGGGCATTACTCGTGGTACGAAGCCGCGCGAATCCCGCAGGATCGTTACGACTTGATAATTTCAACGGTCGATCTTCCGGTGGAGCCGGACCGTTACATCAAGCTCAGTCCGCTGCTGACCCCGGAAGAGACGGAAAAGCTGCGCGCTTATATTCGAACGGTCGCCGCCAACACGCCCCCGCCTCCCCCCGCTGCGCCATCGGACGATCACGGGCCCTGGGAGCGGCTGAAGCTGGTCAATACCTACACCTCGGAAATCGTGCAAGTGCTGGACCAATTCGAGGTGTATCCGCTGGAGCTTGCGGGCGAAAGCCATAACCTGCGGGCCGTCTTGACGGACGTTCTGGCCAAGCTGGCGCCGAAAGGTATGGTGCAGCGGGAAGATATACTGGTGGAGCAGTTGGTCGACCGGGAAAAACACGGCACGCAGCTTATTCCGGATACGAAGCTGGCGTTGTTTCACACCAGAAGCGAGTGGGTTCGCAAGCCGGTGCTGTCGTTGTTCCGGCTGAATGCCCCTTTGATGCTGGACGCAGCCGGAACAGCCGAAGTCAGACAGATTTTGCTGATGCTCGCCCCCCGGACATTGGGCCGCCCAAGCCTGGAGGTGTTGAGCGAAGTCAGCGCCATGCTGCTGCAGCCCGAGATGATCCGGATGCTGGAGGAAGAGGATGCGGATACGATCAAGGCGTTTATCTCACAGCAGTTGGAAGCTTTCGTAAGAACAAAATGGGAATGGAGAGAACAGACATGA
- a CDS encoding PTS sugar transporter subunit IIA — translation MSILSKEKVKLNVKVKDKEEAIRLAGQLLVDAGHVPAEYVDKMIEREAVSSTYIGAGLAMPHGTNEAKSLIRSTGMSVLVVPEGVDFGGETAYLVIGLAAVGEEHLDILTSVATLVSEEDDMKRILNASSEEELIAIFDEGMNA, via the coding sequence ATGAGTATTTTATCGAAAGAAAAAGTAAAATTGAACGTCAAGGTAAAAGACAAAGAAGAAGCGATTCGGCTGGCCGGCCAACTGCTTGTCGACGCGGGGCATGTGCCTGCGGAATACGTGGACAAAATGATCGAACGGGAAGCCGTATCCTCCACTTATATCGGCGCGGGTCTCGCTATGCCCCACGGAACGAACGAGGCCAAATCGTTGATCCGATCCACGGGCATGTCCGTGCTGGTTGTGCCGGAAGGCGTCGACTTCGGCGGCGAAACGGCATACCTGGTTATCGGTCTTGCCGCTGTGGGAGAAGAGCATCTGGACATCCTCACCAGCGTCGCCACTCTCGTATCGGAAGAAGACGACATGAAGCGCATTCTGAATGCCTCCTCGGAGGAAGAATTGATCGCGATCTTCGACGAGGGGATGAACGCATGA